One region of Emys orbicularis isolate rEmyOrb1 chromosome 6, rEmyOrb1.hap1, whole genome shotgun sequence genomic DNA includes:
- the LOC135880576 gene encoding programmed cell death 1 ligand 2-like has translation MFRILSILILEVQLYLIRAFFIVEVPQQRYIAEYGSNVTMECRFPVDGQLNLKDLSVSWEQKGLKEQKSKEVYTLQKGEEDLRSQHRDYRGRATLLHDKLNLGYSVLQITSVKLMDAGSYRCLIDYRGADYKYITLEVKASYTRINVQIMSEPAEEELVLTCQSEGFPLAEVFWQNEKNLQVNVSVNTTYTLTTDGLYNVTSMLTFKPNASENYSCTFWSKENEETSYIFTLARQTTVVGKKSLNLFIIPTCVIAVVLIAALTIFLKRKSLTKLHAKKDKKRKCPQLQKENNRHLNPETQDLIMTNVTDSRDCTDVCP, from the exons CTTTTTTCATAGTTGAAGTTCCTCAGCAACGGTACATTGCAGAATATGGGAGCAACGTGACCATGGAATGCAGGTTTCCAGTGGATGGCCAGTTAAATCTTAAAGACTTAAGTGTCAGTTGGGAGCAAAAAGGGTTAAAAGAGCAAAAATCAAAAGAGGTTTACACTCTTCAAAAGGGGGAAGAAGACCTCAGATCCCAGCACAGAGACTATAGAGGAAGAGCAACATTGTTACATGACAAATTGAATTTGGGATATTCAGTGCTTCAAATCACCAGCGTAAAGCTCATGGATGCAGGATCTTACCGCTGTCTCATTGACTATAGAGGAGCTGATTACAAGTACATTACTTTGGAAGTAAAAG CATCCTACACGAGAATAAATGTACAAATAATGAGTGAACCTGCAGAAGAGGAGTTGGTTTTAACTTGCCAGTCAGAAGGGTTTCCTCTAGCTGAAGTGTTCTGGCAAAATGAGAAGAATCTTCAAGTCAACGTATCTGTAAATACCACCTACACATTGACCACAGATGGACTATATAATGTAACCAGTATGCTGACATTCAAGCCAAATGCTAGTGAAAACTACAGCTGCACATTCTGGtctaaagaaaatgaagaaactTCTTACATTTTCACTTTAG ctcgACAAACAACAGTTGttggaaaaaaatctctgaattTATTTATCATCCCAACCTGTGTAATAGCGGTTGTTCTCATAGCTGCATTAACTATCTTTCTAAAGAGAAAATCACTCACAAAGCTCCATGCCAAAAAAG acaaaaaaagaaaatgtcccCAGTTACAGAAAGAAAACAACA gacactTGAACCCTGAAACCCAGGACTTAATCATGACGAATGTCACAGATTCAAGAGACTGCACAGATGTATGTCCATGA